The DNA region TCCAATCCATCCACTGATCCACAATGTCAAATTGATAATGGGCTTCATTCAGCATATTGACTGCTCCAGCCAAAGACAAGTCCACTTTCTCCTTGCTAGCAGCAACAATTCCAGGATGTAGGATAGCTATTTCAGTGATTGCCTGACTATTTAAAGAGTAGCTCTCCAATTCTTTGACTTGATCGTAAACAGTTCCGATCAACGTGTAGGTTGCTTCCTGTAATGTGCCATCTGGATACATCTGATCCCCAATAGAGCACTTTGCACCATGAGCAAGAGCCAAAAATGTTTCATATTCTAACGCGGCTTGATTCTTATAGCTGCCAAAGTCAGCCCAAACTTTATGAAACTTCCCGGTCATCCCTAAATATTCTTTCCCCAAATTTTTAGCATAGCGGACAACCGTTGGAAAATGCTGATAGCCCCACTCCCCACTAGGTAATGATTCAATCTCTAAATGACTGTACTGCTCAAGATTGGGACGAATACTCGGTAAAATATTTCCCTCATTAAAAAAGATCGGACAATCAGGAGCTGAATTTCTGATCGTGCGGTGAATTTCTTTCTTTAAATACTGTTCAGTTTCTTTCGCAAAAGCTAGACGATCGGATTCACTTTCCGGATCATAGCCTTGAGCCGACATTTTTTTGATACAGTCATTACAACAGCAATCATCCTGCCAAACAATATCAAAGAATAACCCATCTAATTTTTCACCAAAATGCTCTATCGTATCTCTGATTTGCTCTTTTAAATAGTCGAGGTATGGTGTATTAAAACATAGCGTTTTCCAACCTGGTTTTAACTGTCCATACTCTTCAAAACCATACATACGCCCATCAGGTTTTCTTTCCAGCCATTCAGGATGATGATCTGCAGCGTACGCATCCCATCCTACACTTAAATAAATAGGGGCATTGATCCCGATCTCATGACAAGCATCGACTTGTTCCATCAAAAAATCCTTTTTCATTTGAGGATGTTGTGCTGGAAGCTTCGTTTGATAATAAATATGCCCATGATGACATCTCCCCGTCAACGTAACGGAATTTACTTCTGCTTTTAATAACGTCTGCTGAAATTGCTTTTTATCAAAATTCTTTCCTAGTTCAAAAGGCAAGACAGGTGTATGAAAATCTAAATGAATTTGCCGTGAAGCTAACTTACTCATTTTGATCTGCCTCCCGAAACTGAAATTTTGACCACGGCTTGATATAAGGTAGTAAAAAGAGTTCTTCAGGAACGATTTTAGCCACAACATTTTTCTCTCCACCATGATTTGGCATTGCCTGTTTTACAATATTTAGTTCTCCTTTATACTGTCCAAACGAATTATTACCGATCGTAATATCTCCTTTGATTACATTTTCCTTCAAATTATTTCTTGGAATATCTGCTGTTTGATACTCAAGCTTTACAAAAGTTGAACGGATACTGTAACTATTGATATCGCCACGATTAAAATGCTGATGATTTAAAACAACTTCTTTTTCTAATTCCGTTGTTCCTTCAGCGAAAATCACATCAAATTGTACTTGATTCGTTAACAGCTGACTCAAAGCTTTTAGTTCTGCTTCTGAAGCAAACGCATTCGCTACGATGATATCATCGATCAAGCCTGTTGCGATCAAATGTTTTGCCTGCAGCGTAATCGCCAGATCACGATGCGATTCAAGTGTGCATAAGCCATCCGTATATGGATGCGGTCCGTGTTTTGCCTCATGAGAATTAACAAAAGTCGCCGTTCTCAAGCCCAAAGCTTTATATTTTTCAGAACATTTGATGAAGTAATCATAATCTAACCCTGTAAAACGCTGCGGGTAAAAATTGTGGCAGCCGATGATCCGTTTTTTATTTGGCTGATAAGAAAGAACATTTTCTAAATAGTAAGTATCATTACT from Enterococcus sp. 9D6_DIV0238 includes:
- a CDS encoding DUF871 domain-containing protein: MLGISIYPYKEKQEETLAYIDLAAKYGFGRVFTNLLMIEKGQEEMVLQSLKKAIQHARSQQMEVILDLNPAVFDQLNISYHDLSFFKEMGATGIRLDSTFDGLVESLITFDQTDLDLEINISNDTYYLENVLSYQPNKKRIIGCHNFYPQRFTGLDYDYFIKCSEKYKALGLRTATFVNSHEAKHGPHPYTDGLCTLESHRDLAITLQAKHLIATGLIDDIIVANAFASEAELKALSQLLTNQVQFDVIFAEGTTELEKEVVLNHQHFNRGDINSYSIRSTFVKLEYQTADIPRNNLKENVIKGDITIGNNSFGQYKGELNIVKQAMPNHGGEKNVVAKIVPEELFLLPYIKPWSKFQFREADQNE
- a CDS encoding alpha-amylase family protein encodes the protein MSKLASRQIHLDFHTPVLPFELGKNFDKKQFQQTLLKAEVNSVTLTGRCHHGHIYYQTKLPAQHPQMKKDFLMEQVDACHEIGINAPIYLSVGWDAYAADHHPEWLERKPDGRMYGFEEYGQLKPGWKTLCFNTPYLDYLKEQIRDTIEHFGEKLDGLFFDIVWQDDCCCNDCIKKMSAQGYDPESESDRLAFAKETEQYLKKEIHRTIRNSAPDCPIFFNEGNILPSIRPNLEQYSHLEIESLPSGEWGYQHFPTVVRYAKNLGKEYLGMTGKFHKVWADFGSYKNQAALEYETFLALAHGAKCSIGDQMYPDGTLQEATYTLIGTVYDQVKELESYSLNSQAITEIAILHPGIVAASKEKVDLSLAGAVNMLNEAHYQFDIVDQWMDWTGYELLILPDKLVLTHELAELLEEYVEQGGKILASYHSGLIKGDQFIQSLGLIFTGEHETAPMYGYFDPVSFPKLPKGELVMHGKGTIVQSIDAAIKGEEAAPLVERKYQHYYSHFQAPVGEKTGNPVVTVNDQTMYYTFPIFEMYKTQGVKAYKELILAGIDHLLNIKKMITSDLPTSADVILNHQESQKRLILNLLHYIPERRALTLDTIEDKIPLYNQQIELDLCVIRNKTNLDHLIIKQVNQVKSNQTLPFEIVEDKVIFTVPEIDGYEVITMNYE